A single window of Deinococcus radiotolerans DNA harbors:
- a CDS encoding IS66 family transposase, which produces MLRFLRDRRVPFDNNQAERDVRP; this is translated from the coding sequence GTGCTGCGCTTCCTCCGTGACAGGCGCGTGCCATTCGATAACAATCAGGCAGAACGTGATGTGCGCCCGTAG